A single region of the Streptomyces sp. NBC_01262 genome encodes:
- a CDS encoding tetratricopeptide repeat protein has product MTNAGFPEGAGAEYEEDRARLERLLRDRSGPPQAQAHALLEFATELLVAARNLDFGQQASTAALQRLEQEEDTDFVLRSYAHMQVGGLALIQGDQEQARLHVERMRHFAEIAGESEAQTQAEMLLANLAQARGDLAQAQQHWGQVLRLSARAEDVDQQAAANWFIGMLAVDQGKLAEARRHVEQVLALTENPLLLGGAELLLGGLARRHGNLAKAKQHARRSVELAEAANSVLGRGDSCLFAAQLSRDEGNLAEAQRLAEQALNLAEAAGDELEPEESLRFLSQAHCVAGTLARERGDLTEGQRLAEKALELAETAGSRGMQADAHDLLALIAGHEWGDLSRARQHAERALELAEATGDVLQQSRAQNKLGELAGHQSGDLTQAREQVQRALQLAEAAEDVFEQAHDHAMLGEIARVQGDPSVFEEHVKQALELAEAVHHRVGQGNAHHLLAELHYQRGQVPQAREHLEQALSLAKSAGDTPEQSKAHLMLGDLARLRHEYPSACNHAQKALELAAEAGDDIGAAKAHVVLSNTLVADSPWELATALKHMMAAIRTRERVRLRVGSSADRARILADSADWDQVALSQAASLGDGWAGLELAEIGRGEALAQLLHSRGTYGDAPEPVRALLHDLDEVHSRRGALLDPRPIADERVIDPGLLRARKEAQEELDERIAQLHRELATAVGSAFQRAFTAEPIAADSLRARLRGNVHALLLRLFPLPHGEGSGGRLLYSVWVPPEPTKSPVIEEKELTAEQVNWLTDLTSPRDAHLAGWRLLEDTGHRWRRELGECLLPAELRTHLSELSRSTEGEPPTLLIVPSGELWGLPFATLDVSGRCLLDLAALTLLPALRMLPETPPLRQPHKDGGGSAQALAYITRPDAQAERDQLAHDYGSQLDVETDPQQLVTKLRNGDRYQLGVLSVHGDAELGLAHSIELQHDPPHKLSAARLLGLSLPPRLVIGACWSTRVSSGPGEEPIGLPTVALTRGATSLTTALYPVPDKATGTILAAYYQQLAAGVPPVHALRNAQRGYIAAAQHDDSPDWELGGTPGYWAGLTLLTIEPGLQGSGDRDG; this is encoded by the coding sequence ATGACAAATGCAGGCTTCCCAGAAGGTGCTGGTGCTGAGTACGAGGAGGATCGCGCTCGGCTAGAGAGGCTGCTGAGGGATAGGTCAGGACCACCTCAGGCTCAGGCCCATGCGTTGCTTGAGTTCGCAACGGAGCTTTTGGTGGCTGCTCGCAATCTCGATTTCGGGCAGCAAGCCTCGACTGCTGCCCTGCAACGTTTGGAGCAAGAGGAGGACACCGACTTTGTACTCCGTAGCTACGCCCATATGCAGGTGGGTGGGCTAGCCCTGATCCAAGGAGACCAGGAGCAGGCCCGGTTGCATGTGGAACGGATGCGGCACTTTGCTGAGATTGCTGGGGAGTCCGAGGCGCAGACACAAGCTGAGATGTTGCTGGCTAACCTGGCCCAGGCCCGGGGCGACCTAGCACAGGCACAGCAGCACTGGGGGCAAGTGCTCCGCTTGAGCGCGAGGGCTGAGGACGTGGATCAGCAAGCTGCCGCGAACTGGTTCATCGGCATGCTCGCCGTTGACCAGGGAAAACTAGCGGAGGCGAGACGCCACGTGGAGCAGGTGCTGGCGTTGACGGAGAATCCGCTACTACTAGGCGGGGCCGAGCTACTCCTCGGCGGACTCGCGCGGCGCCATGGCAATCTCGCGAAGGCCAAGCAGCATGCGCGGCGATCGGTGGAGTTGGCGGAGGCTGCGAATAGCGTGCTCGGACGAGGGGATTCTTGCCTTTTCGCGGCTCAGCTGTCGCGGGACGAGGGGAATCTGGCCGAGGCGCAACGGCTTGCCGAGCAGGCATTGAACCTGGCCGAGGCGGCTGGCGACGAGCTGGAGCCTGAGGAGTCACTTCGATTTTTGAGCCAAGCCCATTGTGTTGCAGGGACGTTGGCCAGGGAACGGGGGGATCTTACCGAGGGGCAACGGCTTGCTGAGAAGGCGTTGGAGCTGGCCGAGACCGCTGGAAGTCGTGGGATGCAGGCCGATGCTCACGACCTACTGGCATTGATTGCGGGGCATGAATGGGGGGATCTTTCTCGGGCACGGCAGCATGCGGAGCGGGCGTTGGAGCTGGCCGAGGCTACGGGTGATGTACTGCAGCAGAGTCGAGCTCAAAACAAGCTGGGTGAGCTGGCTGGGCATCAGTCTGGTGATCTGACCCAGGCACGAGAGCAAGTGCAGCGGGCGTTGCAGCTGGCCGAGGCCGCCGAGGACGTATTCGAACAAGCCCACGACCATGCAATGCTCGGCGAGATAGCCCGGGTCCAGGGTGACCCCAGCGTGTTTGAAGAGCATGTGAAGCAGGCACTGGAGCTGGCCGAGGCTGTCCACCACAGGGTGGGTCAGGGCAACGCCCACCACCTTCTTGCCGAGCTGCACTACCAGCGGGGCCAAGTCCCGCAGGCGCGAGAACACCTGGAACAGGCTCTGTCGCTTGCTAAGAGTGCTGGGGATACGCCGGAGCAGAGCAAGGCACACTTGATGCTCGGCGACCTCGCTCGCCTGCGCCATGAATATCCTTCCGCCTGCAATCATGCTCAGAAGGCCCTCGAGTTGGCAGCGGAGGCGGGGGATGATATCGGTGCAGCCAAGGCCCACGTAGTCCTGTCGAATACGCTAGTAGCAGACTCGCCTTGGGAGCTAGCGACTGCGCTCAAACACATGATGGCAGCGATCCGCACACGGGAAAGAGTGCGACTGCGAGTAGGCAGTTCTGCCGACCGGGCGCGCATCCTCGCCGATTCTGCGGACTGGGACCAGGTAGCTCTATCACAGGCGGCAAGCCTTGGTGATGGATGGGCTGGCCTGGAACTTGCAGAGATCGGCCGGGGAGAGGCGTTGGCGCAACTTCTGCACTCCCGCGGCACTTACGGTGACGCGCCAGAACCGGTACGAGCCCTCCTACACGATCTGGACGAGGTGCACTCCCGCAGGGGGGCACTGCTCGACCCGCGGCCCATCGCTGACGAGCGTGTCATCGACCCGGGACTGCTGCGCGCCCGTAAGGAGGCCCAGGAGGAACTCGACGAGCGGATCGCACAACTTCACAGGGAACTGGCCACGGCCGTGGGCAGCGCGTTCCAGCGCGCCTTCACGGCTGAGCCGATTGCCGCCGACAGCTTGCGGGCGCGTCTGCGTGGAAACGTCCATGCGCTACTGCTCAGACTCTTTCCACTTCCACACGGCGAGGGGTCTGGCGGCCGGCTGCTGTACTCCGTGTGGGTGCCTCCGGAACCGACCAAATCGCCAGTCATTGAGGAGAAGGAGCTAACTGCGGAGCAGGTCAACTGGCTGACTGACCTAACGAGTCCGAGAGACGCACACCTAGCCGGTTGGCGTCTACTAGAAGACACCGGACATCGCTGGCGCCGTGAGCTGGGCGAATGTTTGCTGCCCGCAGAGTTGCGCACGCACTTGAGCGAGCTGAGCCGGAGCACGGAAGGAGAACCGCCAACCCTGCTGATCGTGCCTAGCGGGGAACTTTGGGGGCTGCCATTCGCCACCCTTGACGTTAGCGGGCGCTGCCTGCTGGATCTCGCTGCCCTAACCTTGCTGCCTGCTTTGCGGATGCTGCCCGAAACCCCGCCGTTGAGGCAACCACACAAAGACGGCGGAGGGTCAGCGCAAGCCCTGGCATACATAACCAGACCAGACGCGCAAGCCGAACGCGACCAGCTCGCCCACGACTACGGAAGCCAACTAGATGTAGAAACCGACCCCCAACAGCTGGTGACCAAGCTACGCAACGGCGACCGTTACCAACTTGGAGTTCTGTCCGTACACGGGGACGCGGAGCTCGGACTGGCGCACAGCATCGAACTCCAGCACGATCCGCCCCACAAACTGTCCGCCGCCCGCCTCCTCGGCCTCAGCCTTCCGCCGCGTCTAGTGATCGGTGCCTGCTGGTCAACGCGCGTGTCGTCTGGTCCAGGCGAGGAGCCGATTGGACTGCCCACTGTGGCCCTCACTCGCGGCGCTACCTCGCTCACGACTGCGCTTTACCCGGTCCCCGACAAGGCTACGGGAACTATTCTTGCCGCCTATTACCAGCAACTGGCTGCCGGCGTGCCGCCCGTTCACGCCTTGCGCAACGCGCAGAGAGGTTACATCGCCGCTGCGCAGCACGACGATTCTCCCGACTGGGAGCTTGGAGGGACTCCTGGGTACTGGGCAGGCCTGACGCTACTCACCATCGAACCCGGGCTGCAAGGCTCTGGCGATCGCGATGGATGA